Genomic DNA from Coffea arabica cultivar ET-39 chromosome 7e, Coffea Arabica ET-39 HiFi, whole genome shotgun sequence:
AAACTTTACTGGCTAATGTGGTCTTACCAAGCCCAGGCATACCCACAACAGCAACAACATCTAACTGGCTTGATCCTCTCATAAGTCTATCAATTATACTTTCTACCTCATCTTTACGTCCTACCAAAGCTTCATTAAATGTTGAAGCAGTAACTTGTGTTGGCATGTGAATGTTAGTCTTGGCACCTCTCAGGGTTTCACCATCATATCTTATGCTATCACAGATCTCTTCAGCCTCAATCTTCATGAGCTTGATATCTTGAGCAACAGCATCCAAACAATGTACGTGTCTATCATCAAGCAGTGCAGAGTCAATTTCTAATTCTACACTGTATGCAACCTTCACGACACGACTCCAAAGTTCTTGGAGTTTTCCATTCTGGTTACGCTGCTCCACAACATTTCCTAGGAAAGATCGTAAGAATACAAGATCTTCTAGGATAGTGCATATTTGATCATTTGGGAAATCAATTGAATCAGCAGTAGAACTTGCTAGTTCCTTGAGAGCTTCTAGAAGAAAATCAAGACAGCCGAGCTCGTTAGTCCTAGGGAAACTAAGTGATGAAGATGGTAGTGGATAAATGTGTCCAACTTCTACAATGATCAACTTGAACACTTCAAGCAAATGTGAAAGCATCAGATCTGTTTCCTTGAGCAAGTCATCTTTCATTTCATTGGCAGAAAGGGAGAAAATCACTATCCCTGCATCAGAGACCACAACTCCAATGAGATTCTTCATCTCATCATTTAGCTCATCGAACTTCTCCTGCTGCCGGCTAAGAAGGATGATCAGGAATCTTACTCCCTCATGAAGTTTTAGCATTTGATCCTTCACTGGAACCAGGAAACGGGTATAAGATTGTAATAGCTCCATCAGACTATGCAGGAGATAATCAATAAATTCAGCCACTAAATGCTTATTCTCCTTCATAGCTAAAGTATAGGATGATCTTGATAACTTGGAAGCTACCAAGACATGGATATAAGTTTCTCGGACTTGGGGATCAACAGGATCAATCTTCTTGTGTATCAGttgagaaatttcagattcCATCTCATTGCACACTTGTTCATCATGTCTTTGAAACCAAGATCTGCAGATTAGGGTTGCAGCATTGACAGCCACAGCTTCAATGTGAACCAACAGATCTTTTAATTGTACACCCTCAACACCTTGTAGTGTCGCAAAGTGAATGAAACTCTTCAAGTGCATTAGCTTCTTTTGAAGGGTTCGCATTACAAATTTCAGACCTACATCAGCATTGTAATTTTCACTGCAAAGATGCCTCAGATTCTCTGAAATGGAATCAATGAAATCCATAACAAGTTGTAAATCTCCCAGCGTGTGGTAGAGCAACAAACTGATAATGTTGAATTCCTTGATATCTGAATCAAAAAACAACCACATATTTTCCTCGAATCTGGCGAGCTCAGGTTTGATGTCACTATGATCTGATGCACTAGACTGAATATATCTAAAAAAGGCAGAGTCAAGTCCATGTGTTATCCCCCTAACCAGATCTTGAATCCTGAATGAAATACTGCTAAGTCTCAAACTGTCAGATTTAGCATCACCATTTTCCTCCTTATCGTATTCCAAGCACACAAGCTGAttgctcctcctcctcctacaTCTTCTAATATAGAGATCAAAGGTTTTCAATAGGCTTATCCCCATCTTCAGTTTCCAGATATCAAAATAGAGCCGAAACTTGACCGTCTTGTTTATCCAGTCCAGATGATCTAAAGCAGAATCGAAGCAACTAGTGCTACTACCCGAGGAGATTTTCATCATGGTACCTGCTTTTCACTTTGATATCAGATTTTTTTCTGTTTAGCTATTGATATTCAAGATCTACAACTTTCTTATGATCCAACAATGATAGTCACACGTTGCTGTCAAGAGTCGAGactctctgttttcttttttctctatgTCTCTGTGTGTGtcccccggggggggggggcggtGGTTCTTGTTTTTTGTCGGAATTACTATACGAGGATATGATGCATATTAAGTTAATCATTCTCAGAAAtattgattaacaaatttttaaaaaattagggTTGTATACAACTAAGGGACTGAAGGCTTTTATAAGTTGCAAATTCGCAACAAATACCTTTTACCACAACCTTTTTAAAGTTAGTAGTGATTTTCTTTACTGCTTTTTGGTGGAAAAACTGAAGAAAATTGAACGAGCAATTCAAAGAGTATACTGCATTTTAAGATGGGCAAATTGCCATTAGCAATCATATTATTGCCAATCAATCTGCAGCACTACAATATTCAATCAATGTACAGgacaaaaaatgaataaaaccatATTAAACATCAATGAGATTAGCCGGCTTGGGGTTCAAAGTAAATACTAGAATAAGTCGGAAGCAAATGGGCACCAGAGGTCAAAATCCAATCGACCTGATTTTCATTTAAGTCTTTTCAAATAAAGATCTTGAGTTTATTTGCTAAACTAAAAAAGGACATTTTGCATGATCCACGGCTGCCATTACacaattttcttcaattaaaaTCAGTTATTCTTTTAACATACAATATCGATGAACAGAAAGTTCCATGAATTGGAATACATCTATCCTTCTATATCTATACTCTATAAGGGCAAGTTTGCAATACAGAATTGGTGTGTTAGATTTCTATTCCGAAAATACGCTCGCTATAGATTTCAATATCTTTGTTCTACTTCCAAATATGAATATCCTTTCTTATGTTGTTAAGACtatttatgaaaccctaacaaTGAGTTTTTAGCTTAGAAATATAAATTCTattgaaggaaattttcttaatttccttAGGCGAAGTGTGGAAAGTAAATGTTCGGAAAGAAGTTTCAGAGATTACATTGGTAGTCAATTAAATGCATAAACAAATACGGAGATCTCCTTAAGTTTCCTGAGCAATAGTATGGaaagaagttttacaaatttCTTTAAGCAGTCAATTAATTGCATAAACAAATATGAAGATTTCCTTAATTTTCTTGAGCAATAGTGCGAAAATAAATTGTTTGGAGAAAAGTTTTAGAAACTTCTTTGGAAATACATTTGGAAACTAAAGTAGAATAGCATATCAGTTTCTTATTCAACATGATTGTTATGATTGTAAGGAAGCTTTTCTAGAAGCACTTTCGGAAACTAAAGAACAATGTCAATAAGCTTTTaggaataaaattttaaattgagGAAATACTTAAGAAAGTGTTCAAAATCTAACATTACATGAGAATGCAATATACATGACCTTTACTAGTCTCTAATCAgtccataattttttttttcaataggaTCCTCCCTGCATATgtaaaaacctttttttttttttttggtcctaaTGATAACACTTGTATAACATATTCTAACCTAGTCTAGATGGAGGGAGAGCCAACGGAAAATCCCATTAGAGAAAGTCACTTGAAAGTGACAGCTACAATTAAGTGGCAAGTATATGGTAGGAGGTAAGGGTTGAACTCTTGACCTCCCACCCCTAAACTGTTAAGCCCAAGAAGCTGTTGGCTTTTGCTTGGAACTTAATGGATAAGTACATAACATTACTAACCATTTTCTTAAAATAGTGATTTCCCAGATGATTTCAGATTAACCATGATTAGTGTCATATTATAGgtagaagcaaaatattattctTGTTATAACATTGGTGATTGGTCTTATAAAGCCTCGCAACTTATATGTATATTGTTTCCGTCTTTAAtgtgtatgtgaaaatggaaatATGTGTATTCCTGGACTATTCTTTCTTTGTTTATGCTTGAATTAGCATCCTTTTTTTCACATCAATATCATAATTCTTTTTTAcaataattcatttaaatttatGCTGCATTTTGAGAGATACTCTTTATTCATTTGTCACAATAATCTAGACTATGGCAAGTACACTCGTGTCAGTCCATGAAACACAAATAGGAGTTTTAATAGTTATATTAAGGATAGAAATGTGCttacgaaaaggaaaaaatgaaaagtaaaatagCAAATTAAAATGTGGAATTGAAGTGAAAAAACCATAAATGACCATATTTGTTGCCTAGTGGACAACGCGAGGAAACAACTAGAAAATTGGGATGACAAAAAATAGGAgagcttttttttaaaaaaaaaaaagtaggagACGGGTGGGATTTAAGAAGTGAGAAGGGAAAGGGGGATTGAAACATAGGACTTCTGTGTTTTGGAGTCTTAATATTAACTATTAAAACAAAACTTCTTGGAAAAAAaaggtgagagagagagagagagagagagagaagagctTGAGGTATGAGCATAAGAGAATTTGTCACATTTGAGTATTTTCTACAACATTATTTGGTAAAGATCAATTGAGCAACTACAAGGTgctataactttttttttttatgtatataTCTGGTTTTCTAGCCatgtaattatatataatagTACGGTTTGGCTAATTGATACCTAGTGGGCTCTCATTAAGAGGGGCCTCACGTTCTAGTTTTCCAAAAAAGTGTAATCAAATTGGAAAGGTGTCTAAATATAGCACTATATGAATTATAATTGTGTGTACTCACGCACTAAGGGCTCATTTGAGGTTGAGGTACTTTTAGTTTAAAAACACTTTTGGCTATTAAAAGTACTTTTGGGCATTTGGTAAATATCATCCCATAAAATTAGAAGTGAAGCATTTGGTATTAAAAGCACTTATAGGGCACTTTTAGCAAAAgttcaaatttgaaacttttaTAACAACTAttgcattttaaaaaataaaacaataaatttAATCATGttatcctatattatgaactaaacaaagagataaatacattgaaaaattttcaaaggacacattatccaatacaataagtacttattgagTTATGTATtcaaacaatatatttaaaagtaCTTAAACACTTAATAAGTGCTTTTATTAAAAGGCTTATTAGGTGAAGTACTTTTTGATATCTAAACGAGCCTTAAATTAGATGTTATTTAGGTGTATTAATTAATGCCCATCACCATTAATTTCACATcacacacatatacacacataccAAATGTTAAATTTCTAAATCATTCTTATGATATACAACTTTCTTATTATTTGAGAAGAGCAATATGTCATtgtccacacacacacacacacacacacacactctctctctctctctctctctcatttatttatttttttgaaatcaagactctattttccctttttttgcgTGTGTGTTGAGGAAAGATGGCGGGGCGTTCTAGGGATAATATCTCAAAACTTTTCCttctttcacttgaaactttaTCAGCGACGATGCTGCTGGTGACCCCATACAATACAAATGAGCCTCTGCCATTATATTTGGCGGACCTATGGATCAAATAGAAGACTACGTTTGGACTTGCAGATTGCTGCATTGTAGTTTGCTCTTAAATTTTCCTTTGCACGCTTATGTAATTACAGGTTACTCTAACGTGGAACAAGCATGCTATGCTAGGGGTCTAAATGAGTTTAATTAAATCGAATATTCTAGCGTCCAACCAAACCCGAGTCGAGGTTTCATCGAACTGGAGTATTTTACCTATAAAGTTTAGTTCTATGTTAATCGAGCTAAGTTTGAACTGAGCTTTAATATTTGCCAACTGTAAAATACTGTTCAAATTTGGTTTGATGTTAGCACATCAAACTTGAACAAATTTTTATCAAACTGAACTCAATTCAAGTACTAAATAGTTTGATTTGTTTTTTAGCCCTGTTGTGTTGTGCAATGTCAGTAAGCACATATTTGTTTTTCTCATAATGGATCTCAGAAGCACAATCAAACGTTGCAGCaattttgcaaaaatttgttgACTGACTATATGAGTATATGTTGCATATTGAGTAAATCAATCCCAGAAATTTTAGCGAAGAAATGAGTAAAAATTAGAGATGCATTCAGCTGAGAGGCAGGGTGGTGGGACTATTGGAAAACTTTACCTTCATCTTTTGAAACTTTATCGAGGGAAGATAGCACCAATGATTAACAACTAGAGATGCATTCAGCTGAGGGCCTGATGGCTTTGTAATTTGCCACGACCATTTTTTAAAGTAAGTAGTGATTTTTTTCCAGATGGCCAAATTGCCATTAGCAATACATTATAAAATgtgaaagggggaaaaaaagatgATTGCAGCTTCAATCAAATATGGATATGGGCAGCACCAAAAACGaacaaaatgagaaatatcAATTAGATTAGCAGTCAAAATAAACagtagaaaaatcagaaaaaaaaatgattcatGGCTATTGTTTAAGAATGTATAACTAAACTCATTTATGGATTTTGGCGACAGTTGTTTCATAATTGCTAATGTATGTAAGTGCTAATGTTTTAATGCttctgttgtttttttttttttggtttttttaaaatttttaatttagcaACTTCTACAAATTCTAAAGGTTGTATAACAAGACTAACAAATTTACTTCTTTTTTCGCGTGAGATAATTTGATCCAGTAGACCATctaaatcaaattttttttttttgttttctacaTCCACCAAGAAATGACAACAACATACTTGTAAGATAGATCTTGTGGAGGTGAAGAAACATATTAAGTTCATAGTTACTCATCATATCATATCACATGAAATATGCTCACATAATTGCTTCACTAATTTTAGCAATACATGTATTCATACTGAAGATTGATTTATCTAATCCTAAGTCAAATAAAAAAGCTGGAATTTCCTCCCATTTCATCCTTAATTTCCTTGGGTTTCTTTCCGTACAATGAGGTTGAGAGAAAATCGCATAAGTGAAGCGATCATACGCAAGTATGAAATGTCAAGAACACATGGAAGCCATATATATTTCAACCAAAACTAatgtatgaaaaaaaaaaagaaaaaagaaattcagCACTTACTTTGGCTTTGGAGAGAATGAATACTGTGGCAACAGGTGATCTGTTGAATCTGCAGAAATTCCATTTATGTGGTGAAgctacaatttaaaaaaaataaatttaaggggaaaaaatacaaaaaaccaGCACTCACTTTAGAGAAAATGAAACCTCTGGCAATAGCTGGTGAGTATGCGAAAGTTCCTATCTTGTTATTGATGAAAAGAAGAGTAGAGTGAAACTGGTCATGAGTTTCCTGGCCGTGTAGTATAAGAAAGCAGACTGAAATTACAGCAATTAGTAGCAGatgttttcattctttttctgttgttctttttcctgttttcaaaaactaaatatatttcaaaaactaagaaactgagaaataaataaaaagccaATCATGTTTCCCTTGTTCTCCACCTCTTTCATTCCCTTGTTTATATTTTTGCTTCCAGCTTATAGAACATAGAAACAGCTGACGAAATGGAACAATTAATCaacttattcttttttttttctttttcaatttcctTGAATTTAAAAATACCTGTTGTAGATGAGCACCGTACTCAGCTCTATTTGAGGAAATTGATTGCAGAAGCTCCGGCAACCGGCACCAGCTTCGCCACTTCCCTAACAACCGCCGCTTACTCCGCTCCAATAGTTAAAACTCtacaaatttatcaaaaaaaaaaaaaaaaagcaaatttttTCATGGGATATCTTTGAACTGTTTACTGCGATACAATCAGATTTGTGAGTCAACGAATATCTGAAACGAGATGCGCCTTCACTTAGCTTCTTACGCACAAAGCACAATAATGCTGCCCAAATAAACAAATGATTTTGTGAAGAAGATGCTTTCCACCTTTCAACAAACCTTTGTCGCATCCACTAAGGCAGAAAAAATGGGTCGTTTTGTGGTCGTTTTCATTTCAGGTTACTATATCTTTAATTTTGTTGCATGATCGCAAATTAGTTCTAATTGGGTGGAACCTATCATAATTTTAGTGCTCTTCTATTGAATAGTCGTAGGCATCCATTGGGTGGGAAATTCacaattttaaagtttttttctttccaatttcttactgagaaaacacaaatttcaattgagaAGATCTCCACCTTTTTTTCAACGGATTATAATATCTTCATATACACAAAAgttacaaacatatatataattccctctttcattacttatattgttttcttttttttttttttttcttttggctaaCCCCGATCTTGGGAATGGGTGCCACTCCAGAATTTATTCATAGATCACAAGATTACAATCCAAAGCAGGGGACTATGCCCTCACATTTCAAGAAAGCAACCTTAGCATTACTTATTATATTGCTTATTATGTTAAACACTCGCAAAAATGTAGAGATGCTCGCAGAAATGATAATGAAAGATTTATAAATTTTAGTCGCGTCATAACATTTGTAACATTCCTATCTTCTTTTTTTGCAATCATGCATTATACTTTTTGTACTTTGGACTAtcgattttttttattcaatgaCCTTTTTTTTAGCTAATTTAGTTTTACTAGATTAGTAGCAATTAACTTGCTTACAAGAAGGGCAACGGGGGCGAGTACCCACCCCATGGAGGGAGGAATAGGGCTAAGGGGTTCTTCCCCTTCCCCTAGCCTTAAAATGGGGCAAGGGAGCATACCCCACCCTGTTCCCCTCATAATagattaaatataaaaaatgtatatatgtataatatTTAACCTAATTATTAATTACATAAAATATCTAATAATTATGCACAAGACACGACACAAATCTAAGGgtgtatttgataaaattgaaatctgaaatttatagtctaaaaattgaaatttgaatttgataagtaactaaattaattaaaactttTATAAATACTTATAAGTACTTTTCTTTCTTATGTTTCTTAATTAAGGTTGACCCAATTACCGAGAAGGTTTGAATCTAGTCGATAAGGTTAAGTCCCaaagaattaaaatttttgggttcaaattctttcttttctctctctactTCTTAAATCCCAAAAAAACTAAGGTTGAAGCAAAGAAAATCAAAGTTTAAATCCAATATCTAGAGAAGCTGAATTTATGGAACCATTACCTTATTCCTAACTATATACCTTAAGCGTGTTCAAGGTTTGTAGTGCCTTGATCAATGCTAATGCTGCCAATTTTTACACCTATGCATTACAAAGTCATTGAACGACGTTGTCTGTCAGGTTAATGTATAATCAACTAAATCACTTTCAACTCTGTCCCGAACTAAATGGTTCATTCCTTAGTAGATGAACTAATGGTTCTTAAGATTTCAAGATATTTTTCCAGAACTGCACCAAAAGATCTTTAGCATTCATGCTTAATAAGACATTTccttttctattttcctttaatttctAGACCATTGCcataaaatttttccaaaaatcccccaaaatattttctttccAATTGAAACTTTcattcctcaagaaaattaagaaaattcatcaattaaGACTATATTTTTAAGTAAAAATTTAGCATTAACGAAGAAAGGATTAAGCTTTAGTGTCCTAACATACTGCCATAATATAGTCATTAAATTACATATTGAGACTACCGTCGGAAAGAAAATCTAATGCACTAATTTAGACTCGCACTTTTAAATAGTATAGATATAGATAGATAAATTAAAATAAgttattaaattaaaaaatatcatcgtagagaaagaaatggaactttgaaattttgaaaaccttaAACTGTCATGGAAAGGATGAAGGGGAAGAATTGAAGATTTAAAGTTTAAATGAAATAAGGGTAAACATGTAATCATGTATAGTAAAAAAAACAATTAACATCATAAGGCATAAGCACGCTCTTCCTTTATACATACTAGTGTTAAGAGTACATCCAATATGTGTACAATTAGggtacaattaaaatgaatcaacatacaaaaaaattttcatgaaagaACTTTGGTTTATATGGTAATAGTAATTTGGTAGTTACAATATTTAGGATGGTATGAATAgttatattgacaaaatgtGATTAGGTGATtacaataaaaattaatttttttataagagtaaaattgaaagttcaaaagatgaaaaaaagaaTTTACATCAATTGCCATTACTCAGGCattatatattgtatagatTATAGCGTATATATTTCAGGACGCCTTGATCTCAACGTCAAGATATGGTACAAGAAATTCATAAAGCTGTTAACAAATAGTTCAGCATGGTTTCAATTGCATTCTAACTAAGTCGAATCAACGTATGAAATCAAGCTCAAATTTATAACAATTTGGCCCAATAAGGCTCCAATAATCtctattttatttaatatattaaagCATTTATGTAAAACATGTATCTGTGTTattgattaaaaaataatactattgaaagaaaattttatGCAACTCATAAAATGTAGAGAAGCAAAAGTGGTtattataaattaaaacaattaaaagatgAAAGTTTTTATGTGACATTGGATTGATTCAAGATGAAACTGAAAATTTTAAGCTTTTCCAAAATTCGGGCTCAAGGCAAAATCGTTAAATTGAGCCTAACAGATTTAAAAGTCTATCTGATTAGACATGATATTATTCCTCTTTCGTGCTTAATCTCTAGAGCTATTTTGAGTTTGTCAAAGGCTAATGAAAATGGAGCTGCTACGTCCTTTAGGCCAGTGGCGCAGCTCGGACCTTTATTGAGGGGGCTCAATAATTTTAAACTGAACTTACAACAAGTGAATTGTATGCTTTTAATTATACCTGGCAATTATGCCCAAAACCCAACAACCCACCCAACCCACCCACTAATTTCAGAGGTTGGGTTGGGTAATTTGGGTgttgggtcaattttgggttgggtaataAAAACCCAAATATATTTTGGGCGGATTGGGTATTTGTGTTGGGTACCCATTACCCAACTTCCACTTTCATTTGACAGAGATGTAAAACTTGTTCTTATACTATTGTCTTATCTAGTTTGTGCAAATTATAAATATTACTACCCAGATTTCTGGTTAGCATCAAATTTGACTATCAAGCGGATTAAAGTTTTTCTTGAATAAGAGAACAATAATTTAAGTCTTGGCATTCTTCGTTAAACTTTTACTAGAATTATATTTCATGTTACACTATGAATTAGGTGACACCCATAATAAGGATCATAGGAATGGCCAACTAATCGTGAAGGATATATGGCGTAATATGGAGTATAACACAAAAATGTTGAACGGAGGATCAAATGCCAAATTCTACTCAtgatatattcaaaataaatttcAGATGCAAATTCGGAAGTTATCTTTTAGGATGCAACATGATTCATTTTGTGtttatttctaatttctaattTCTCCATTTTACAACAGCTCAAATGTGTTATCATGCATGATTCTTTTGtgtttattttttgggtcaaaatttcagtttataACTTTCTTTAAAGTGTGATTGGATCCAAGTAGTTTAAACAgttagtatgtgtgtgtatttgtGAAAGTATATTAGTGTGTATTTTAGTGTGTTTGTATGTGTAAAAATAACGTATTCCAAAAGAACTTAAAAAGTGAGTGTGTGTTTGTATCTGTGAGTGTGTGATTATCTCATGGGTTTGAGATAATCCAATATGATCCAACCCAAAATTAACCCAACCTAATATTGGGCGGATTGGGTGTAATccatttaaatgaaaacccAACATCAACCCGTCCAATCCGCCCAATTGCCAGGTATACTTTTAATACAGCTTAATGTTTGTTAAAGTTTAATAGGGATGAACCAATTTATTCAATATTACgacaattaaataaaaatttactATGTGCATTAGTTTTTTAGTCATCTAATGGTATAAAATCATAGCTAATATTATGAACAAGACTATAAGATGTACATTCTAATGTCGGATAGGGAGATAATCTTCAAAATTAAATTATGAAATGAATATTTGGTTTGCATGTAATTCGTATAATTGGGCATATAAGTGAAGTTCAATTTTAAGTAAATAAGATGtattagataaaaataaaaatagcatGGTATTGTATTTCAAGTTTCCATTTTAAGGATAGTGAGAGGATCTATAGAAAATTTCAACGCTTTTGGGTGTAATTGTGGGCTACatgaaatattttgaaaattcaaggGAGCCAAGAGTGAGACAACACTAAAGGGCTAAAATTTTCATTGGCTTATTATATAGTTTTCAAAAAATTGAGAATGTAGCTCGGCCGCTACTTTATACCATTCCTACCACACTCTACATAACAATAACAAAAATGTAGGGTCCAATCTTTTTCCTATTGCTGATTATCATTTACAAAGtagtatttcaaaaatattaaatcaaGCATTATTAATTAGTGACCACGTGTCTTTGTTTAATTGTTGACTAAATAGGTGATAATTGTGTTTTGTAGGGTGAAGCGCAGGATTAATTCCTATGTTAGTAGCCTTTGTAGTTGGGGTGAGGGGCGCTCCTGAACTGTTCACGGccagattttggccaaaaaaaaatgtgCGGTTCATATCACTAGTTGTACATCGATTTTCACAACTTGTGTGGGGCCCGCAAAATTTTGTACTAAAGTTACACGTTGTGCAAACAAAATTACGCCGTGTGTAACCAAAGTTACACGCTGTTGAAAATGACCAAAACCGTCAGGAACGGTTGCAGGTGCCCCTTGTCCCTGTAGTTGCCAGATATGGGGCACAAATAGTCATCAGACGGACTGTTCAGGAGCGGTCCTCTCACATGCTCCAACAAGAGGCTCAGCAAGAGCCACGTCGCAAGGGAATAAGTAGGAGACAAAACGACCTCGTTTCAATTAGTAAggctcaaaaaaaataaaaaaggatgtTTTACTTTAACAGATTCCCTCACAAAGCGTTAGGACTCCGTTCCATAGAATCCCGCCCAAATGAACAGGTAGCAGtcattgaaacaaaaaaatgtcCCTTGCATTCCCTCCAAAATAATTGCCAATATTCATTCATCCACAACTCTAGAAAATAGGGCAAGATAGCATATGGCAAAATAACATCATAGAATAGGAAAGTGGCAGACCAAgggcaaagaagaaaaatggtggaaATGCACTGTCACCTAACATAAATTACAAtgagaagaaggaagaaatagTGACAAAAAGGGATAGTCTCGGAAGTGTGAAATCTAAAAGAGTTTAGAGAAGATGAACCTGAATTGTAAAATAGGATATGGGGGATCCGGAGCAAAGACTAAGCAGAGACATACCCAGGTAATAATACTGCAAACTTATCACATAATTTGCATATTTTGACAATGATGTGGAACAattttacttgtacttgttttaaGCACACAACGTGATTGAAacactataaaaaaaataaaattgaaagtttgTTCAGAAAACTATATGAATCGTAGG
This window encodes:
- the LOC113700758 gene encoding putative late blight resistance protein homolog R1B-13, which gives rise to MMKISSGSSTSCFDSALDHLDWINKTVKFRLYFDIWKLKMGISLLKTFDLYIRRCRRRRSNQLVCLEYDKEENGDAKSDSLRLSSISFRIQDLVRGITHGLDSAFFRYIQSSASDHSDIKPELARFEENMWLFFDSDIKEFNIISLLLYHTLGDLQLVMDFIDSISENLRHLCSENYNADVGLKFVMRTLQKKLMHLKSFIHFATLQGVEGVQLKDLLVHIEAVAVNAATLICRSWFQRHDEQVCNEMESEISQLIHKKIDPVDPQVRETYIHVLVASKLSRSSYTLAMKENKHLVAEFIDYLLHSLMELLQSYTRFLVPVKDQMLKLHEGVRFLIILLSRQQEKFDELNDEMKNLIGVVVSDAGIVIFSLSANEMKDDLLKETDLMLSHLLEVFKLIIVEVGHIYPLPSSSLSFPRTNELGCLDFLLEALKELASSTADSIDFPNDQICTILEDLVFLRSFLGNVVEQRNQNGKLQELWSRVVKVAYSVELEIDSALLDDRHVHCLDAVAQDIKLMKIEAEEICDSIRYDGETLRGAKTNIHMPTQVTASTFNEALVGRKDEVESIIDRLMRGSSQLDVVAVVGMPGLGKTTLASKVYSDRSIKFHFHIRAWCTVSQVYSKNNLLLQILCY